The genomic region ggactacaaggagatcagaccagtcaatcccaaaggaaatcaaccctgaatatgcattggaagaactgatgctaaagctgaagctccaatactttggccacctgatgggaagagccaactcactggaaaagaccctgatgctgggaaagactgaaggcaaaaggagaagggggtggcagaggatgaaatggttagagagcatcaccaacacaaaggacatgaatttgaccaaactccaagagatagtgaaggacagaggagcctgatgtgctgcaggtcacagacacaacttagcaactgaacaacaaggaatgATAGTTCACATAACTAACCCCAAGAGCAGTTTCTTAAACTTAGTCCCAGAGATTCCTAGGTATTTTCAGGGGTCTGCAAGTGCAACACATTTTGGTTTCAATGCTGCTTCCATTTTGGTGGTAATATACATATAAGGTAAATGCTAGACAAGTCACTCAATATCAGGGCCTGCAGTCTAATGTTTAATACCAAAATGATACAAGGTCACCACTCAAAGAAACTTAAGCCAATGTTTCTAAAACAGGAATGTGTGGACATACTCCCAGGGTTCCTTGAGAAACTTTTCCTTTAAAgggagcaatggcaccccactccagtactcttgcctggaaaatcccatggaccgaggagcctggtaggcggcagtccatgaggtcgcgaagagtcgaacacgactgagcgacttcagtttcacttttcacttccatgcattggagaaggaaatggcaagccactccagtgttcttgcctggagaatcccagggacgggggagcctggtgggctgccgtctatggggtcgcacagagtcggacacgactgaagcaacttagcagcagcagcagcagcataccgtACTGAAAACTGAGAACCACCTGCTTAGAAGACAAGTGTCATACTGCTTTTCCTTCCAGAGCAGCACCCAGCCCAGGCTCAGCACTGGGCAGAAGTTCAGGCTGCATGATTCTGTGCACCATCGGATCACTTGTAAGAGATCTCCACTAGGCCTTCCAGCCACATTTCTTGAACCCATCTCCAGGGCAATAATAATCCATTCCTTGCCTTTTACCTTATTGACAGAACCTAGTATTTCAGAGACCATCAAGCCCAACCCCACTCACAGTACACGGGAAAAGTGAGGCCCCGAGGTGGAAAGTGCCTTAAGCGAGATCACACAGCTAGCTAGCAGCAGAGACAAACAAGAACTTCCTACCCCACCTTCCGTGCCTCCGCTGACCCTGTAGACAGCACTAATTAGGGATCGCACAGAACTCAtttcctccaccaccaccaccatccccaaaCCCATTTCCACCCTCCTCGCGTCCCCAACCTCCCTCCGTCCTCTCCAAGTCGACTCGTCTCGCTCTATTCCAGGACTTCACAAACTCCACACTCCCCAACTCCAACCCTACTGCTTCTGGCAGTCCCTCGCCTACAAAACACACAAACTGAGAGAGCGCCATCAGACAGCGACTCGGTCATCTCGCAGTACTCCGCGCGCGGGGGTACTGCGCACGCGCAGGCGTCATCCTAAGTCGGCGCGCGTTAGTGACGTCACGGGCGGTGCCACCCCTGAGCCAGGAGCCCGAGACTCCAGCTCCGAGTAGCAGGTCGTCCGTCTGTCAACCTGCTTCCCGCGCGACTTCGGGCACAAGGAACGTCTGCGCCACAAACTTGGACGAGAGAGGCTCTAGTGGTCGAGGGCTGCTGAAGAAAGTAGAGACGGGTGAAGAGTGAGCGACGCCTGAAGGAGGCGTCAGCAGAGCGCACCGGAAGCGGTCCGAGAATGACGAGTAAGCCGGGTTGAGGGCCACGAAACTGGAGAGGGGTGGGGTGTTAGAGAGCCGGAGACTAGGTCTCAGTATTGGTGGGTGACTGGGTTGCAGGGGAGTCTGGACGGAACTGCCGTGGCCATTGTCCCGCCTTCTAGAAGTGTAACTGTGGCCCGGAGTCCCGATTGGCCTGGCGCAGCCTTTGAACTAGAAACTGATGTCGGGTTCTCTGGGccggaggagggggaggggggctccCTGCTCCCTGGTGAGTGGTGCTAGAGGGGGGCCCAAGGCCTTGGTCTGACTTGGCTGCTGTCTCCCATGGTGGCGTGGTCCCTTTTCCTCTCTACAACCCGGTTTCCCCTTTTGTAACGgttggtggcatcaccgactcaatggacatgagtttgagcaagctccgggagttggtgatggacagggaagcctggtgtgctgcagtccatgtggtcgcaaagagtcggacaggactgagcgactgaactgaactgaaggtactgATAATGGTGCCTGACCAGCCAGCTGTTCTGTGAACGACCCTTTTCTGGTGTAAAGCGCAGAGAGCGCGCTGGGGAACAATACCACTAACTTTGAGAGTTTGAGCACTGAGGAGGTGAGCAAGCACCCTAGGCAATGTATATAGGCAGGGGAGTGACACCGTTAAAACTGGATTTTAAGTTCCACTTCTGCCTCTCGATCTACGTGATCGAGTTAAGTGTCTCAGCATATCTGAACTTCCAATTTTCTCAGGGCATaataggaatgtgtgtgtgtgtgcttagtcatgtccaactctttgcagccccatggactgtagcccaccaggttcctctgcccatgggattttccaggcaagaatactggaatgggttgcctcctccaagggatcttcccaacccagggattgaacccatttctcttgtgtctcctgcattggcaggcgaattctttaccactggcaccacctgggactATATAGTAGGAATAATAACGCCTTTAAAATGGTCACTCAGAAAGTatgagataaaatatacatagctTTTAATTGGTCATGGTAGGTATTGAGGGCTCAGTAACTGTTAGATGTCTgatacaggagagaaaaaaaggccTCTGGGTTTAACGCTAGGCACCTGTGACAGGTGCAGTCATTCCTGGGGTTCCATACCCTGCAAGTTACTTTCTACAAACAGATTTCAATCCCTGTCTTCCAGTTGAGGGAGAATCATACTCTGTATATAAAACTTGTAACCCCCTTGGTTTGTTTGTTCAAATGTATTCAGGGAAGCACAACAGAGCTGGGATGGAAGAGTGTAGTGTGAACCATATTTTCTAGTCCTTTGGCCCTTAAACCAGGCCTTTGTCTCATTCTTTTCACACCCATATTCTGTCCCCAATGCTGTGGTTTTCTTcttcagaagaaattaagaaacaagAGTGTGAAATTTTTTGAAGGTTGAAACCATGTTGAGCAATATGTATTTTGAGCTTGAAGAAAGCTCTGTGGTATTTTATCAATTTAGGACACCATCAGTTGTATGATACATCTCAGCTTCATTgataataaaatgtgaaaagtctttttttaaacatcaaacaGTAAACAAAATGTAATAGTTTCAACTGTCCTCATCCTGAAAAGCCCTGTCACATAACTGTTAAATGAGATACATTCTTAGAGTTCTAGAGCAACAGATTCCAGAGACTCTGACAcattcaagtttgagaagcactgaagCACGCCACTGGGACTGCTAGGGTGGATGGATGTGGCTGGAGGGTAGGACCTTAGACATCTTGAGAAAGCTCTGGTGCTGTGCTCTTTGTACCACCTGTCTTCTGTCCCTCAATAAGCAAAGTGCTTTTCCTGGTTAGGAAAGTCTTAGGATTTACAGCCATAGCCAACGGGATTGATCTttccatgtttgtgtgtgtgttttacccCCCTAGGTGTGGTCTACCATGCCTTTTCTCAGAAGGAGGCAAAAGAGCTCGACGTTCAGGTACGGTGCTTGGCAGGGGCTCTGGGAGCAACAGAGGTGATGGCAAAGATGGCTCAGCGGCTTCTTAACTTTCCCACAGTTTACTCCTCGCGTCTCAGCAGACATGTTAGGTTTAATCCAGGTCTGCTGTTCTGCTGGCCTGCTTTCCCGGAGTCAGGTGTGGTAAACTGGGACTTCTTGAGGTGTGTCACCTCACCATGTGGGGGACACCAGGCTGTGCTCCCCTGAAGCCTGTCATGGTGAGCACTGTCATTTGACCTTGTTACTCTGCCCGCTTCACTCCTGAAGAGGGAAGACAGATCATATTTCAGAAGTGTAATTTATGGATCGTATCTGAGTGCTACAGACATACTTTGTCAGTTGGGCAGAAGGTTCACTGGTGACTCATAATGAGGGAGTTACTTAGGAAATCAAGATTTTGAAAGATTGATATACCTTTATTTGGCTTCTGCATGAAAGGTGGGCCACTTAGGTGTTTAAAGAATCAAATGTCCTCTCACAATAATAATAGCGATGATAGTGAATTTTTACTTAGCATTTAAAAGCACAGAGCTGAAGCTGACTGCCCTCCTTACTGTGGGGAACCTTGAAGATTGTGGGTATCACATTTATGCCCATCTCCCACCCATCCCCAAGCCCACGTCTGCTCCATGAAATGAGAGCTCGATTACTATCGACACATGAGCTCCAAGGTGTTTGCAGCCCAGTTAGTGCAAAAGAAGTCCAGGAAAGGCTCTGCCAAGAGGGAGAGCCTCAGTAGAACCTCAGTGCTCCTTGGGGCTGTGGCACACATCTGGGCAAAGGCACTGGAATGAGGAAGAGACTGGTGGAACTTCAACCTGAGGGACAGCAGTGCATGTTCTGTCAAGAATTACACGCAGTCATGACAGTTACTTTGCCCAGAAGCTCTCTCTAAGCTCAGGCGCTCAGTCACAGCCACATGATGCTCTGCTCTGTGCGGAGAAGCGTGAACGTGCAGGGCTGACAGTTTCTTTCTTCATGCAATGCCAGAACCAACTAGGAGAGTACCAAGCCACGTCTGCAAGGCTGAAGACTCAATAAAGAGTATTAATGCTACGGCCAGTGTCAAAATTGCTGCGGCTGGGCCCAACCTGGAGTTCTTGATGATGCTGTTTTTTCCTAGTGTTAGGGTCATTTCCTTTGAGGCCATCGCTTGCCTTCATTTGATCATGGTTGATTAAATACTGTTGCCTTATTGTTTCTCAAGCTTTCCTCCCTTTCAAGGATGAGCGAAGTCTTTTTGTCCATTTGGGTTTTTGCtgtggctttttgtttttgttcttaacTAACCTCAAAGAAGTAAAGTAGGAAGTTGGAGTCTGAGGTGATCGATCTGTGTGGCAGTCACAAATTGACATTTAAATGTGGCTTTCACTTCTGGCCAGCTGGTTTGGCGGACACTCGGCCAACAAGAGGCTGTGTGGGCCTCCGTGGGTAGATAGGTGGGTCGGCGAAGGTGGCCACCTGCTGTTGCGGTGGTGTGTGGGAGAGCCCAGGGCCCTGGGTGGCCCCAGCCAGGGCAGCACCGCACCGTCTTGTCCCCAAGCAGCACTCGGGAGCCCAGCGGGCCGAGGCCTTTGTGAGGGCCTTCCTGAAGCGGAGCATGCCCCGCATGAGCCAGCAAGCCCTAGAGGACCACCTGCAACGCAAGGCCGTTGTCCTGGAATACTTCACTCACcggaagcaaaaggagaagagaaagaaatctaaAGGCCTTTCTGCCAAGCAGAGGAGGGCGCTGCGGCTCTTTGACATTAAACCAGAGCAGCAGAGGTATGGCGAGCTTTTCCTGCCTTTCCATGCCAGCGGTGTAACCTTCCTAGTACTGAGTACGGATTTGGAAagctagggctttcctggtggctcagaccgtagaGAGtcggcctgcaatgcgggaggcccaggtttgatccatgggtcgggaagatcccctggagaaggaaatggcaacccactccagtattctcgctggaaaatcctatggacggaggagcctggtgggctaccatccatagggttgcagagtctggcacggctgagcaacttcactttgggAAGTTAGGCAGCCCCTGTTCTGCCTAAGCTAAGAGAGCCTCTCCCATTTCTGCCACAAGGGGGCAGCCTTCCTTTACCAATTCAGACCTTTTTGAATTTGGCTTCTGTCCTATCCTTAACTAATAAGGCCAGTGCCAAAAGTGAGTCTGTCGCCCATGACAACGGGGCGACAGTTTTCTTAGAACAAAAGGAACTGATACTTCTTAACATGTATCTCTCTGTAGCTTTTAATAGCACTAGACAGTCACCCACTGGGGTTTTATTGCCAAAGAACGTGCTGCCCATGTGTTTCAGAAGTTTCTGAGAGAGACATCACTCTCTGTGGGAGGACATGTTCCTCCCTCCAGCTGACACTCTATCCTTCCTTGGCTACAGTTCTGCATTTGCATGTCTTAGGACTGTTCATATGCTTTGGTTCCAAAATCTGTAGCCAAATAGCCTCCCACATCCCACAAGACAGAATCTGTCACTTTGTTCATGGCCCCCTCACAAAATCAGCTGAgtttggggaggaggaagggactgCTGCCTGCCCCTGGTGTGCCTCGCCCCTGTCCCTACCGATGGAGTCCACTTTGGGTTTCAGCCTGAGGTTCTCATTTCCTCTAACCAGTAGCTTCGTTAAGCGGATTCCTCATGAAGCATCAGGAAGGCCCATTCGGGGTCCTCTCACCTGCTTCCTCCCTGGCACCCTACCACTTCTCACCCTCCAGACAGACCCTGTCACCTTGCACATGGACTTATGACAACCAGCCACTCCTGTTTACTGAGGACTTACTGGGATCAGCTTCCTATAACAGAAAACCTCAGAACAGCAGTTACTTAAACAATAAGCCAGTAGCAGTGGCGCCTTTTCTGCTGTGAAAAGTCCAGTTGAATACCATCCTGGGCTGGTGCAGCAGGCAGCTCCACAGCCATCAGACACCCCGGAGTGCAGCCTTGGGTGCGTCCTTGCTGCTGCACCAGCTTTATCTAAGGTGTCTGCTTGAGCGCCAGCCGTCACGGCTGCATCTAACCAGCAGGAAAGATGAAGGGGCAAAGGAAGGCAACGTCTTTCTCGTCTCATTAGCAAAAACTTAGCCTTGAGAGTGTTCTACTGGAGAGGAAACTAAGATTTAAGAGGTGAAAGTACTGGATTTCATTGTGGTTATAGGAAGCAGAACTAGGATTTGCACCCAGGCCCCAGTGATCCAGGTCATTGTCCTTGGCATCAAGCCAAGCTCTGTGCTCTTTGGATGTTATATTGTCATATATTATAAATGTCACATGGCCTAACTTTTTACCTCTATCTGAATTTGTCACAGATACAGTCTTTTTCTCCCTCTACATGAACTCTGGAAACAGTACATCCGGGATCTATGCAACGGCCTCAAACCAGACACGTGAGTTGCAATTCTGAAGCCTTGCCCTTTGGAGCAGAACCTAAGGGACCCTGCTATTAGCATTTCCTGGCTGCAGAAGTCTGTAGACCTGTTTACTTCTTTCAGAATTTATCATCATGGTATACACTGAAAGCTTGTATTTACCTCTTAGGCAGCCACAGATGATCCAGGCCAAGCTTCTAAAGGCAGACCTTCACGGCGCTATTATTTCAGGTAATTTGCCCAAAGAGCACGTCATCCGGGTGCCCAAGCCATCCTTCAGTGCCAGTTCTTTTCACTGCTGAGATCCCCACATCACCAGCACTTAGGGTAGGAGATGACTATAGACATCTTAGTCCATTCTGGCCACTTGTTGGATACTCTTAAATGGCCTCTGTGTGCCTTCTCCACACAGAGACCCCTGCTGGTATCCACACACAGCCTGCTACCTTGAACAGTCCCGTGGTTTTAAATGTCAGCTCTGGACCAGCAGTCCCCAAATTGTCACCTCCAGCACAGACCTTACCCTTGAACTCTTTGAATTCAACTGTCTGCTGGATATAGCCACCCAGCTGGGCAGTAGTCACTGTAAACTGTACACGTCCAAAACAGAAGCCTGGGCCTCTCCTCAGATCAGCCCTTCCCCTGGTCTTTGTCGTCTCAGTTGCCACTGAGGTCGGTGTCAGTGACACCACTGAGCACTGCTGAGGGCCACGGTAGCAGCGCACCGCTCCCCTGCTGGTTCAGGCCGAAAGCCTAGGGCGCATCCACACCTCTCTCCTCATCCGCACCTCCGAGACGTGAGCACACCCTAACATCCAAATCTAAGCCGCTGCTCCTC from Bubalus bubalis isolate 160015118507 breed Murrah chromosome 18, NDDB_SH_1, whole genome shotgun sequence harbors:
- the POP4 gene encoding ribonuclease P protein subunit p29 isoform X1 encodes the protein MTSVVYHAFSQKEAKELDVQQHSGAQRAEAFVRAFLKRSMPRMSQQALEDHLQRKAVVLEYFTHRKQKEKRKKSKGLSAKQRRALRLFDIKPEQQRYSLFLPLHELWKQYIRDLCNGLKPDTQPQMIQAKLLKADLHGAIISVTKSKCPSYVGVTGILLQETKHVFKIITKEDRLKVIPKLNCVFTVEIDGFISYIYGSKFQLRSSERSAKKFKAKGTIDL
- the POP4 gene encoding ribonuclease P protein subunit p29 isoform X2, with translation MTSVVYHAFSQKEAKELDVQHSGAQRAEAFVRAFLKRSMPRMSQQALEDHLQRKAVVLEYFTHRKQKEKRKKSKGLSAKQRRALRLFDIKPEQQRYSLFLPLHELWKQYIRDLCNGLKPDTQPQMIQAKLLKADLHGAIISVTKSKCPSYVGVTGILLQETKHVFKIITKEDRLKVIPKLNCVFTVEIDGFISYIYGSKFQLRSSERSAKKFKAKGTIDL